A portion of the Moraxella ovis genome contains these proteins:
- a CDS encoding YciI family protein, which yields MPLFAIIGHDVADSTAKRAEIRPAHLERLTALHAQNRLVIAGPTPINHGEPAMSGSLIIAHFDDIEQARTWAGDEPYLHSGVYSHVDVKPFIQALPKDSND from the coding sequence ATGCCATTATTCGCCATCATCGGTCATGACGTCGCCGACAGCACCGCCAAGCGTGCCGAGATTCGCCCTGCTCACTTAGAGCGACTGACCGCCCTGCACGCTCAGAACCGCCTCGTTATCGCAGGTCCTACACCCATCAATCACGGCGAACCCGCCATGAGTGGCAGCCTGATCATCGCGCATTTTGACGACATCGAACAAGCGCGCACATGGGCGGGCGATGAACCATACCTACACAGTGGCGTTTACAGCCACGTCGATGTTAAGCCTTTCATCCAAGCACTACCCAAAGACAGCAATGACTAA
- a CDS encoding inner membrane-spanning protein YciB, whose amino-acid sequence MKSLLDFLPLIIFYILYKNTDKTDANHPLLSIFGLSGGVDNNHILVGTLGLILGTTIIYGYLFFSQKFRLEKQQWFVLLMTVVFGGLTLALSDDYYIRLKAILINLAFALGLAISPLFNKARQPIIRKLLDPVLNLTVQGWMKLNWAWVGLFTLMASLHAFFAFVFMNGEYWGEFTAFGDIIVMMSFMVGMFVVLRKHFKLEETPTK is encoded by the coding sequence ATGAAATCCCTACTCGACTTCCTACCGCTCATCATCTTTTATATTCTTTATAAGAACACGGATAAGACAGACGCCAACCACCCCCTGTTGTCAATCTTTGGGCTGTCTGGCGGTGTGGATAATAATCACATCTTGGTAGGTACACTTGGGCTCATACTTGGGACGACTATCATTTATGGTTATTTGTTTTTTAGTCAAAAATTCCGCCTAGAAAAACAACAATGGTTCGTTCTGCTGATGACTGTTGTCTTTGGCGGACTAACCCTTGCGCTCAGTGATGATTATTACATCCGCTTAAAGGCGATATTGATTAATCTTGCCTTCGCTCTAGGTCTTGCCATCTCGCCATTATTTAATAAAGCACGCCAGCCAATCATTCGTAAGCTGCTAGACCCTGTATTAAATTTAACCGTTCAGGGCTGGATGAAATTGAACTGGGCATGGGTTGGGCTATTCACGCTTATGGCAAGCCTACACGCCTTTTTTGCCTTTGTATTCATGAACGGCGAATACTGGGGTGAATTTACCGCTTTTGGTGATATTATTGTCATGATGAGCTTTATGGTGGGCATGTTTGTCGTGCTGCGTAAGCATTTTAAACTTGAAGAAACACCTACTAAATAA